A single genomic interval of Mobula hypostoma chromosome 7, sMobHyp1.1, whole genome shotgun sequence harbors:
- the LOC134348863 gene encoding POU domain, class 4, transcription factor 3-like — protein sequence MMAMNGKQQFSMHPMLQEPKYPSLHTSSDAMRRVCLPTPPLQSNIFGGFDESLLARAEALAAVDVVAHSKSHHHFKPDITYHTMSSVPCSSSSSTLAISHPSTLSSHHVHPGHQILDTELLDISPSLTGMAGPDPSSMLSTQAHSHNLNTMGNLHQTMSMGHPHSFATHNGMPCLNDVEADPRELEAFAERFKQRRIKLGVTQADVGSALANLKIPGVGSLSQSTICRFESLTLSHNNMIALKPVLQTWLEEAENAYREKANKPEMYSSSERKRKRTSIAAPEKRSLEAYFAIQPRPSSEKIAAIAEKLDLKKNVVRVWFCNQRQKQKRMKYSANH from the exons ATGATGGCCATGAACGGGAAGCAACAGTTCAGTATGCACCCAATGCTCCAGGAGCCCAAGTACCCGAGCTTGCACACCAGCTCAGATGCCATGAGGAGGGTTTGTCTACCAACCCCACCG CTTCAGAGCAATATATTCGGCGGCTTTGACGAGTCTCTGTTAGCCCGCGCTGAAGCTTTGGCAGCTGTGGATGTGGTAGCTCACAGCAAGAGTCACCACCACTTCAAGCCGGACATCACCTACCATACCATGAGCAGCGTCCCCTGCAGCTCCAGCTCATCGACCCTCGCCATCTCTCACCCGTCGACGCTGTCGTCTCACCATGTCCACCCCGGCCACCAGATACTGGACACCGAGCTGCTGGACATCTCCCCGAGTTTGACGGGTATGGCAGGACCAGACCCATCGTCGATGCTCTCCACGCAAGCCCACTCACACAACCTCAACACCATGGGGAATCTTCACCAAACAATGTCCATGGGCCACCCTCACTCCTTCGCCACCCACAACGGTATGCCGTGCCTAAACGACGTAGAAGCCGACCCCAGGGAGCTGGAAGCTTTTGCCGAGAGGTTTAAGCAGAGGAGAATCAAACTAGGGGTGACACAGGCTGACGTTGGCTCTGCCTTGGCCAATTTGAAGATTCCCGGGGTGGGCTCCCTCAGTCAGAGTACCATCTGCAGGTTCGAATCCTTGACTCTTTCGCACAATAACATGATCGCACTTAAGCCGGTGCTTCAGACCTGGCTGGAAGAGGCGGAAAAcgcttacagagagaaggcaaacAAGCCGGAGATGTACAGCTCCAGCGAGAGAAAACGCAAGCGGACCTCCATCGCGGCTCCGGAGAAGCGCTCTTTGGAAGCTTATTTTGCCATCCAGCCCCGTCCCTCCTCAGAGAAAATCGCAGCGATCGCAGAGAAGTTAGACcttaagaagaacgtggtaagaGTCTGGTTTTGCAATCAAAGACAGAAGCAGAAGCGGatgaaatactcagcaaatcactGA